In Rissa tridactyla isolate bRisTri1 chromosome 8, bRisTri1.patW.cur.20221130, whole genome shotgun sequence, one genomic interval encodes:
- the ARPC1A gene encoding actin-related protein 2/3 complex subunit 1A, which yields MSLHQFLLEPITCHAWNRDRTQIAISPNNHEVHIYKKSGNQWVKAHELKEHNGHITGIDWAPKSDRIVTCGADRNAYVWSQKDGVWKPTLVILRINRAATFVKWSPLENKFAVGSGARLISVCYFESENDWWVSKHIKKPIRSTVLSLDWHPNNVLLAAGSCDFKCRVFSAYIKEVDEKPASTPWGSKMPFGQLMSEFGGAGSGGWVHSVSFSASGNRLAWVSHDSTVSVADASKNMMVSQLKTEFLPLLSVSFVSENSVVAAGHDCCPMLFNCDDRGLLTFVSKLDIPKQSIQRNISAMERFRNMDKRATTEDRNTTLETLHQNSITQVSIYEIDKRDCRKFCTTGIDGAMTIWDFKTLESSIQGLRIM from the exons ATGTCTCTACATCAGTTTTTACTAGAGCCAATCACCTGCCATGCATGGAACAGAGACCGTACTC aGATTGCCATTAGCCCTAATAATCATGAAGTCCACATCTACAAGAAGAGCGGGAACCAGTGGGTGAAGGCTCATGAGCTAAAGGAGCACAATGGACACATTACAG GTATTGACTGGGCTCCCAAAAGCGATCGCATTGTAACTTGCGGTGCAGATCGCAATGCCTATGTCTGGAGTCAGAAAGACGGCGTGTGGAAACCGACCCTTGTGATCCTGAGAATTAATCGCGCGGCTACCTTTGTGAAATGGTCTCCCTTGGAGAACAAATTTGCTGTGGGAAGCGGAGCTCGACTTATATCTGTGTGCTACTTTGAATCTGAAAATGACTG gtgGGTGAGCAAACACATTAAAAAGCCCATTCGTTCCACTGTCCTTAGCCTGGACTGGCACCCCAACAATGTCTTGCTGGCTGCGGGATCCTGTGACTTCAAGTGCAg GGTGTTTTCTGCTTACATTAAGGAAGTGGATGAAAAACCAGCCAGTACACCATGGGGCTCCAAAATGCCTTTTGGGCAGCTGATGTCAGAATTTGGGGGTGCTGGAAGTGGCGGATGGGTGCATAGCGTCAGTTTTTCTGCCAGCGGTAACCGCCTAGCCTGGGTCAGTCATGATAGTACCGTGTCAGTTGCTGATGCCTCAAAAAATATGAT GGTTTCGCAGCTGAAAACAGAGTTCCTCCCACTCCTGAGTGTGTCATTTGTCTCTGAGAACAGTGTGGTGGCAGCT GGCCATGACTGCTGCCCGATGCTCTTTAACTGTGATGACCGTGGCTTGCTGACCTTTGTTTCCAAACTAGACATTCCAAAACAGAGCATCCAGCGCAATATTTCCGCTATGGAACGCTTCCGAAACATGGATAAAAGAGCCACTACAGAAGATCGTAACACTACCCTGGAGACACTGCACCAAAACAGTATAAC CCAAGTGTCTATTTATGAGATAGACAAACGAGATTGTCGTAAATTCTGCACCACCGGCATTGATGGAGCAATGACCATCTGGGATTTCAAG ACCTTGGAGTCCTCTATTCAAGGTCTACGAATCATGTAA